In the genome of Candidatus Margulisiibacteriota bacterium, the window CTGCACAAGTTGCGGTCATCACGCTAGGATTGGTTGAGGTCTGGTTTGATAAAAAGACCGGCTTGTTCATCCAGAGGTATCCGCACGATAAAATAGCGGGGGAACAGGAACGATTTGTTTTTGTCCGCTTAAGTTACGATCAGTGCCGGGATTATCTGCAGAATACTATCTCACTGATCAGAAAATACAGCCCGCAGTGCAAGTTCCTGGTCACCACCTCGCCGGTCCCGCTCAAGAAGACCTTTACGGACGATGATGTGATTGTAGCGAACACTTATTCCAAGTCGGTCTTGCGAGCAGTTTGCGGGGAAATAGTGAGCAATAACCCTTTTGTGGATTATTTCCCGGCCTACGAGTGTGTCGTGCTGGCCGGTGATCGGCAAGCCTATGAAAAGAACCTGCGTAATGTTACCGATGAAACAGTTAATAAAATAGTCGGCTACCTGGCGGAGAAGTACTTTGCCTGAAACAGCCCTGCGGATAGGCCTGTTTTATCCCGCCGGGCTGCCGGACAGCAGCCGGATCTATATCGACGCGCTGGCGCCGGAACTGACCAAAGCCGGTTGCGCGCTGGTCCCTTTTGCCGGCCCGGTGCTGCCGGCTGGCGTTGACCTCTACTGGCAGCCGAGCGCCGGGCGGAACGGGCCAAGCGAAATATTTAAGAACGCCGCGGCGCCGCTGGTCGTTACTTTCCACGGAGCGGCGAACCTGGCGCTGCCGCTGCGCGACTGTTACGGCCCGGGTTGGCGCCAACAGCTTAAGGGCTATTTTGCCCGCCGGGAAACCAGGTTAGGCTGGCGCCGGGGAGCAGGGCTGATCTCGGCAGTGATCGCCGTTTCGGAATACGCTAAAAAAGAGGCCGAACGGTATCTCGGCCTGCCGGAGAAGTTAATTACCGCCATTTATCATGGCGTCGATCACCAGCTCTTTCGTCCCGTCGATAATACGGCCGGGCGCGGACGCTGTCTTCTTCACGTTTCCGCTTACCAGCCGAAAAAGAACCTTGAACGGTTGATCGCCGCTTATGAACGGCTGCCGGCCGGTGAGCGGCCGCCGCTTAAGATCGTGGCGCTCGGTTATCGGCCGGGGCAAGTGCCGGCCGGGGTCGAGATCGTCAGCCAGCCGCTGGGGCGGAGCGAGGTAGCCGGGCTTTATCAGAACGCGCTGGCGCTGGTTTTCCCCTCGCTGCACGAAACGTTCGGCTTGCCGATCGTCGAAGCAATGGCCTGCGGCTGTCCGGTGATCACGGCCAACAATACCGCTTGCGCCGAAGTCGCCGGCGCCGCCGCGCTCCTCATCGACCCGCGCTCGATCAACGAGATCGCCGGAGCGATGAAAAATATCGCGGCTGATCGGCCGCTGCGTCTTGCCCTGAGGGCAAAAGGGCTGGAACGCGCGGCGCAGTTCGCTTGGCAGAAAAGCGCCGGGGAACACGCGGCCCTTTTTCGCTTGAGGGCCGGGCGATGATCATCACCGACAAGTTCGTCTTTCTCCATTTTCCCAAGACCGGCGGCCTGTTCGTGGCCGGCGCGCTGAAGAAATTAAGCGAGCGGAGCGGGGGGCGCTGCACTTGCCGCGAACTGCTCCTGCCGAACCTGAAGCGGATCGACGGCGCGGGCGTCAATAACGTCCACGGCACCTGCGAACAGATCCCGGCCGAGGACCGGCCCAAGCCGATCGTCAGCTGTATTCGCAATCCCTTTGATCGCTACGTTTCCACCTACGAGTTCCGTAACTGGGTGCAGCAGCCGGCGCGGTTCCTGCCCGAGATCAAGGAGCGCTTTCCGCGTTTTCCCGACCTCACTTTTGCGGAATACGTCGAGTTCATCAATATTTACGATATCAGGAGCCGGACCGACCATGAGCTTTTAACGGCGGACATCGGGATGATCAGCTACGCCTTTATCCAGTTCTTTGCCCGCGATCCGCGGCGGGCCATCCGCGAGCTGGGCGAGGCCGATCTTGGCCTGGCCGCGGTCACTTTTCTGCGCACGGAAGACCTTAATCGCCAGCTCTACGAATACCTGCAAAAAATGGATTATAATGACGAGGATATTCGTTTTATTCTGGCCGAAGAACGGAGCAACGCGACGCCGGCGCGGCAGGGGAAGGCCGGCTGGCGGCAGTATTACGACCGAAAGCTGTACGAGCAGGTCAGACAGAAAGAGAGTCTTCTCTTTAAGCTATTTCCGGAGTATGACCAACCGCTGACATGAGCAAGCAACAGGCGATAATCGTTTTAGGGATGCACCGGAGCGGAACATCCGCTTTTGCCGGTACCCTGTCGCTTTTGGGCTGCGACCTGGGGAAGAACATCATGACCCCGCTGGCGGAGAACGAGCGGGGTTTTTACGAGAACGAGAGCGTTTACCAGGTGAACGAACGGATCCTGAAAAAGCTCGGTTCCGCCTGGGATAGCCCGTTCCCCCTGCCGGACAGATGGTGGGAAAGCGAGACGCTGGCCGACTGCCGGCAAGCGCTCCGGGCAGTGATCCAGAGCGAATTCAGCGGCGCCGGGTTGTTCGTGATCAAGGACCCCCGCATTTGCCTGCTCCTGCCGCTCTGGCTGGAAGCGCTGGCTGAACTGGCGATTGAGCCGCTGTTCATTATCCCGCTTCGCCATCCGCTGGAGGTCTTCGGCTCGCTGCAAAAAAGGAACGGTTTTTCGCCGGCCAAGTCCGCCGCGCTCTGGCTGAACTACATGCTGGAAGCGGAACTGCGCAGCCGCGGCTGCCGCCGGGTCATGGTCTCGTTCAACGACCTGCTGGCAGACCCGTCCGGCACGATCAGCGCGTTGGCCGCGCAATTTGGGCTGGAATTCCCCAACGAACTGACGGGCGCGCTGGGCGGGGTCAGGCGGTTCCTGGAACCGAGCCTGAAGCACCATGACGAACGTTCGCAAAGTACCGACGCCGGCGATCTCCCTTATGTTACCGCGTCTTACCGGGCGCTGCTGGCCATGGCGCGGCCGGACAGCACCGGCGGAACAGAGGCCGTGCTGGATGGGATCAGGGCTGAATATGCCGCCGCCCGCGCCGAATTCTATTTTCCGGAACTGGCGGAAGCGGTCAGCGACTTGAGAAAAGAGGTCATTGCCCAGAGAAACAAGGTCGGGGAGATGGAGCTGTTGACGCATTCTCTCTCGTGGCGGCTGACGGGCCCGGCTCGTTCCGCTAAACAGGGGTTGTCTCGCTTAGCGCGTTTAGCCCTCCGTTTGGTCCGCTGGGGGATCGGTGCCGCGCGCCGGGTTATGGAGCCGAAACCGGGCCTGGCGTTAGGCTCGGCAGTGCAGCAGGCGCTGGCCGCCAGGGTGTCTTTGGCGGAGATCGGCCGTCAGCCGCTGGAGTTCGCCGCCGCGGATAAACCGCGGGTCTCGATCATTATCCCGGTCCATAATAAGCTGGAATACACTTTTAACTGTTTGCGGGCCATCAAGGAGCGGACCGACGAGCGGCTCGGTTACGAGATCATCATGGTGGACGATGCTTCCACCGACCAGACCGCGGCGGTGCTGGCCACGGTCAAGGGCCTGCGCGTGCTGCGCAACCAAAGCAACCGGGGATATTTGTATTCCTGCAACCTGGCGGCGGAGCACGCGGCCGGCGAATATCTGCTCTTTTTGAACAACGACACCTTGGTCTTGCCGGGATGGTTGGACCGGCTGCTGAAAACCTTTGCTACTTATCCGGCTGCCGGTCTGGTCGGCGCCAAGTTCCTCTCTCCCGACGGCCGTTTGCTGGAGGCGGGGGGGATCGTCTGGCGCGACGGCTCGGCCGCGAACTACGGCCGGGGGGACGATCCCGGACGGCCGGAATACAATTACGCTCGGGAAGTTGATTACTGCTCCGGGGCTTGCGTCATGCTGCCGCGCGCTCTTTTTCTCGCGGTCGGCAAGTACGACGTTAATTACAGTCCGGCTTATTACGAAGATGTCGATCTTGCGTTCAAGGTCCGGAGCGCCGGCAAGAAGGTCTATTACCAGCCGAACGCGGAGATCGTCCATTTCGAAGGGGTTTCCTGCGGCACGGACACGGCCGCCGGCGTCAAACGTTATCAGCTCCTGAACCGGGAAAAATTCGTCGTGAAATGGCGGGCCGCTCTGGCGCGCCATGGCGAACCCGGTTCCCCGCTTGAGCGGGAAAGGGATCGCGCGGTCGCGCAGCGGCTGTTAGTGATCGACGAGACGGTCTGTCTGCCGGACCAGGATGCCGGCTCGCTCCGGATGTGGCACCTCCTGAAGCTAGCCGGGGAGCTGGGATACAAGATATCTTTTTTCCCGCATAACCGCTATTATCCGGCCGATTATGTCAGGGCGCTGAATGATCTGGGGGTAGAAGTGCTGGCGGAAAGGTACAACGGCCGGTTAGCCGGCTATTTGCGGCAGTACGGACCGGCCTTTGACGTCGTGCTGCTCAGCCGGGTCAGCGTAGCGGAGCACTACATCGATCTGGTCCGGGAATATTGCAGCCGGGCGCGGATCATCTTTGACACGGTCGATCTCCATTACCTGCGCGAAACGCGGGGGGCGGAGCTGAGCGGCGATCCGGAACGCCGGCGCCTGGCGGGATCGCTCAAACAGCGGGAGCTGGGGGTCGCGCTCAGGGCCGATGTGACCCTGGTCGTCAGCCGCCATGAGCAAGAGCTGATCGAGCGGGAGGGGCTGGGGATCCGAGTTGAGGTCGTTCCGACGATCCAGGAAGTCGTCGGCCGGGGCGCGCCTTTCGGCGAGCGCCGCGACCTCTTTTTCGTCGGCGGATTTCGCCACGCGCCAAACCTGGACGCCATGCTCTATTTTCTTAAAGAGGTCTGGCCGCTGGTCAGCGGGAAGCTGCCCGGCGTCAAACTGTTCGTTATCGGCGGTAATCCCCCGCCGGAGCTGCTCGCCCTAGCTGCGGAGCGGGTGATCATCGCCGGCCAGGTGCCCGATATCGCTCCGTATCTCGAGCGCTGCCGGTTGTCGGTCGCGCCGCTCCGTTTCGGGGCGGGGGTCAAGGGGAAGATCAACCTGAGCATGGCTTACGGCGTGCCGGTGGTCGCTACGCCGCTTGCCGCCGAAGGGATGAACCTGACGCCGGGCGAGGACGTGCTGACCGCGGAAAGGCCGGCCGAGTTTGCCGCCGCGGTCACCCGTTTGTACAACGACGAACTGCTTTGGCACAGGTTGTCGCAAGGCGGTCTGGAGAATGTCCGGCGGCATTTTTCCCCGGAAGCGGCGCGCCAAGCAGTGGCCGCCGTGCTGCGGAATGTTAACGCCGGAGCGGCCGAAGGAGAAGGCGCGTCCGGCGCCGGAACAGCCGCCAGGCTGATCGCTTTTTTCCTGCCGCAGTTCCACCCGATCCCGGAGAACGACAAATGGTGGGGTGAGGGATTTACGGAGTGGCGCAACGTGATGAATGCCCGGCCGCTCTTTCCGCGGCACGCCCAGCCCAAGACGCCGACCGACCTCGGTTTTTACGATCTGCGCGTGCCGGAAGTCCGAGAAAAGCAAGCCGCGCTGGCGAAACAATACGGACTGGAAGGGTTTTGCTACTGGCACTACTGGTTCAACGGCAAACTCTTGCTGGAGCGGCCGGTACTGGAAATGATCTCGTCGGGCAAACCGGACCTGCCGTTCTGCCTGGCCTGGGCGAACGAGCCGTGGTCGCGGCGCTGGACCGGCGAAAATCTCGACGTCCTGCAGGAGCAGGCGTACGGCGGCGACGATGACGGCCGGCGCCATTTTGCCTGGCTGCTCCCGGCGCTGCGCGATCCGCGCGCGATCAAGATCGACGGGAAGCCGGTCTTTTTGATCTACCGGGCGGACCAGATACCGGAGATCAAGCGGCTGATCGCCTTATGGCGGGAACTGGCCAGGGAGAGCGGTTTGCCCGGGCTTTACCTGATCTCGATCGAAACGACCGGTACTTACGGCGTCGATCCCCGCCGCTGGGGGTTTGACGCGGCGGTCGAGTTCCAGCCAAACTGGCGGAAATGCGGCGCGGTGCTTAACGAACGGCGCTCCTGGCTGGAGAGACTGTCCGCTAAATTTAAGCGGTTTTTATTCGGCGTCCAGGTTTGGGATTACCGGCGGATCTGGCCTTACATGCTGCGTCGCCAGGAGCGATCGTATCCGTACTATCCCGGTGTCTTTCCGCGCTGGGACAATACGCCGCGCAAAGGGCGCGACGGCCTGGTCGTAGAGCACTCGTCACCGGCACAGTACGGCAGCTGGTTGAAAGCGACGATCGCCGGTCTGGCGGACCGGACACCGGACAAGCGGATCGTTTTCATCAACGCCTGGAACGAATGGGCGGAGGGGAACTATCTGGAGCCGGACCGGCGCTACGGCCACGCTTACCTGGAAGAGACGCGGCGGGCCAATACGGGAGAGGCCGGGTCAAAGCCTATTCTGCCGGCTACGCATCTAAAGCCGACCTTCCTGATAATCGGGACGCAAAAAGGGGGGACGCACGCGCTTTTCCACTATCTGCCGCAGCATCCGCTGATCGTGCCGGCGCTGAAAAAAGAGGTCTGTTATTTCTGCGACGGTAATAATTTGGCGAAGGGGGATTCCTGGTATCATGAGCACTTTCCGCTGGTCACTTCCGCCAATCGGGACGCTTTGACCTTTGAGGCGTCGGTCGGCTACCTTTGCAACCCCAAAGCCGCCGAAAGGATCCGGCAATATA includes:
- a CDS encoding GSCFA domain-containing protein, translating into MDRSEWKQARTRLIPDVRPEIVPSFSINKSDKIYTVGSCFARNIEEHLKRYGFNVPMLLFRAPREEMGPTIRPNGILNKFSPDTIFQELKWCEQVMLSGGRVQPALLEPLLYALADGRAIDLHLGGYVPVTKERALARRQEIYDVVAQAFSAQVAVITLGLVEVWFDKKTGLFIQRYPHDKIAGEQERFVFVRLSYDQCRDYLQNTISLIRKYSPQCKFLVTTSPVPLKKTFTDDDVIVANTYSKSVLRAVCGEIVSNNPFVDYFPAYECVVLAGDRQAYEKNLRNVTDETVNKIVGYLAEKYFA
- a CDS encoding glycoside hydrolase family 99-like domain-containing protein, with translation MSKQQAIIVLGMHRSGTSAFAGTLSLLGCDLGKNIMTPLAENERGFYENESVYQVNERILKKLGSAWDSPFPLPDRWWESETLADCRQALRAVIQSEFSGAGLFVIKDPRICLLLPLWLEALAELAIEPLFIIPLRHPLEVFGSLQKRNGFSPAKSAALWLNYMLEAELRSRGCRRVMVSFNDLLADPSGTISALAAQFGLEFPNELTGALGGVRRFLEPSLKHHDERSQSTDAGDLPYVTASYRALLAMARPDSTGGTEAVLDGIRAEYAAARAEFYFPELAEAVSDLRKEVIAQRNKVGEMELLTHSLSWRLTGPARSAKQGLSRLARLALRLVRWGIGAARRVMEPKPGLALGSAVQQALAARVSLAEIGRQPLEFAAADKPRVSIIIPVHNKLEYTFNCLRAIKERTDERLGYEIIMVDDASTDQTAAVLATVKGLRVLRNQSNRGYLYSCNLAAEHAAGEYLLFLNNDTLVLPGWLDRLLKTFATYPAAGLVGAKFLSPDGRLLEAGGIVWRDGSAANYGRGDDPGRPEYNYAREVDYCSGACVMLPRALFLAVGKYDVNYSPAYYEDVDLAFKVRSAGKKVYYQPNAEIVHFEGVSCGTDTAAGVKRYQLLNREKFVVKWRAALARHGEPGSPLERERDRAVAQRLLVIDETVCLPDQDAGSLRMWHLLKLAGELGYKISFFPHNRYYPADYVRALNDLGVEVLAERYNGRLAGYLRQYGPAFDVVLLSRVSVAEHYIDLVREYCSRARIIFDTVDLHYLRETRGAELSGDPERRRLAGSLKQRELGVALRADVTLVVSRHEQELIEREGLGIRVEVVPTIQEVVGRGAPFGERRDLFFVGGFRHAPNLDAMLYFLKEVWPLVSGKLPGVKLFVIGGNPPPELLALAAERVIIAGQVPDIAPYLERCRLSVAPLRFGAGVKGKINLSMAYGVPVVATPLAAEGMNLTPGEDVLTAERPAEFAAAVTRLYNDELLWHRLSQGGLENVRRHFSPEAARQAVAAVLRNVNAGAAEGEGASGAGTAARLIAFFLPQFHPIPENDKWWGEGFTEWRNVMNARPLFPRHAQPKTPTDLGFYDLRVPEVREKQAALAKQYGLEGFCYWHYWFNGKLLLERPVLEMISSGKPDLPFCLAWANEPWSRRWTGENLDVLQEQAYGGDDDGRRHFAWLLPALRDPRAIKIDGKPVFLIYRADQIPEIKRLIALWRELARESGLPGLYLISIETTGTYGVDPRRWGFDAAVEFQPNWRKCGAVLNERRSWLERLSAKFKRFLFGVQVWDYRRIWPYMLRRQERSYPYYPGVFPRWDNTPRKGRDGLVVEHSSPAQYGSWLKATIAGLADRTPDKRIVFINAWNEWAEGNYLEPDRRYGHAYLEETRRANTGEAGSKPILPATHLKPTFLIIGTQKGGTHALFHYLPQHPLIVPALKKEVCYFCDGNNLAKGDSWYHEHFPLVTSANRDALTFEASVGYLCNPKAAERIRQYNPEMKLIMVLRDPVERVFSQWNMYHNFIGHGEHAELAEQRDFDRVVRDELDAIGQGAPIPRSRPDRVYLPMGLYLEQIENYLKYFPRQQLLILESGRLRRERTRVLDEIVEFLGLPKCKWNEKLLTDRQQGKYRQAKIDPATAKMLAEFYRPYNEALFNFLGGRYDWQ
- a CDS encoding glycosyltransferase family 1 protein codes for the protein MPETALRIGLFYPAGLPDSSRIYIDALAPELTKAGCALVPFAGPVLPAGVDLYWQPSAGRNGPSEIFKNAAAPLVVTFHGAANLALPLRDCYGPGWRQQLKGYFARRETRLGWRRGAGLISAVIAVSEYAKKEAERYLGLPEKLITAIYHGVDHQLFRPVDNTAGRGRCLLHVSAYQPKKNLERLIAAYERLPAGERPPLKIVALGYRPGQVPAGVEIVSQPLGRSEVAGLYQNALALVFPSLHETFGLPIVEAMACGCPVITANNTACAEVAGAAALLIDPRSINEIAGAMKNIAADRPLRLALRAKGLERAAQFAWQKSAGEHAALFRLRAGR